CCGACTTCGCCGACGTCTGCCGCGTCTACCTGGTGGACCCGCCACGGGCGCGGGGCGGCATCACCGGGCGCCGCTCGGTGGCCCGGACCGCGCCCGGCCTGCCGGAGTCCCCGATGACCGACCCCCGGTTCGTGTTCGCCGCCGACCACCCCATCGCCCGGTGCGTCCGCACGGCCGCACCGGTGCTCGCCGCGGTGCCCCGGATCGGCGAGCAGGACTGGCAGCCGACCCCGCAGATGGCGCGGTGGGGGGTCGGCGTCGACGCCCACTCGGTGCTGGTCGCGCCGGTGCTCTCCGGCGGGGTCGTCGTCGCCGCCCTGCTGTTCGTGGGCGCCGGCGACCGGCCCCCCTACACCGAGGACGACCTGGGCCTGGTCGGCGAGCTGGGCACGCGGGCGTCGGCCGCGGTGGAGAAGGCGATCGCGTTCCAGCAGAGCAGGCAGGTCGCCGTCGCCCTGCAGAGCGCGATGCTCACCGAGCCGCCGACGGCGCCCGGCCTGGAGATCCAGACGCGCTACCTGCCGGCCGCGGCGGGCCTCGCGGTGGGCGGCGACTGGTTCGACGCGTTCCCGCTGCCCGGCGGCGACCTCGCCGTCGGGGTGGGCGACGTCGCCGGTCACGACCTGCCCGCGGCGGCCACGATGGGCCAGCTCCGCAGCATGCTGCGGGCGCTCGCCGACGACGCCCGCCCCCCGTCGGCGGCGGTGGCGGCGCTGGACCGCGTCGCGACCCGGCTCGGCGTCACCCGGTTCACCACGCTGGTGCACGGACACGTGGTGCGGGGCGCCGGGGGCACGGTGTTCCGCTGGTCCAACGCCGGGCACCCGCAGCCCGTGCTGGTGTCGGCCGACGGCGATCCCGCGTTCCTGGCCGGGGACGTCGGGGTGGTCCTCGGCGTCGCGCCGGGCAGCGCGCGCCGCGACAACGAGGCCGTGCTGCCGCCGGGGAGCACCCTGCTGCTCTACACCGACGGGCTCGTCGAGCGCCGCCGCGACCCCGACGACCGGGCGAACGCCGACCTGCTCGCGCTCGCCCGCGCCCACGCCCACCGCCCGCTCGGCGAGTTCTGCGACCACCTGGTCCGCGACACCGCCGCCGACACCGACGACGACATCGTGGTGCTGGCGGTGCGCGTCTCGTGACCCCCGACGTCGTGGCCGATCTCGTGTCCCGCATCGGCGCGCTGCCCGGCGACAGGGTCGTGGTGGGCGTCGCCGGTTGTCCCGGCGCGGGCAAGTCGACGCTGGTCGCGGCCCTGCTCACGGCGCTGGCGGCCGAGCACGGGCCCGAGTCCGTCGCGCACGTCCCGATGGACGGGTTCCACCTCGCCGACGTCGAGCTCGCCCGCCTGGGCCGGTCGGACCGCAAGGGCGCCCCCGACACCTTCGACGCCGGCGGGTACGTCGCGCTGCTGCGGCGGATCGCCGCGCACGACGAGGACGTCGTCTACGCGCCGGCGTTCGAGCGCGACCTCGAGCAGCCCGTGGCCGGGGCGATCCCGGTGCCGCGCACGGCCCGGGTGGTCCTCACCGAGGGCAACTACCTGCTGCTCGACGCGCCGGGCTGGCGCGCGGTGCCCGGCCTGCTCGACGCCGCCTGGTTCTGCGACGTCGACCCGGCGCTGCGCCACGAGCGGCTGGTCGCCCGGCACGTGGCGTTCGGGAAGACCCCGGCCGCGGCGGCCGCCTGGGTGGCGGCGGTCGACGGCCCGAACGCGGCGCTGGTCGAGGCCTCGCGCGACCGCGCCGACCTGGTGGTGCGGGTCGGCTAGTGGTGCCGGGCCCGGTGCGCGGCGAGGGTGTCCAGCCCGAAGTCGGCCTCCGGGTCGCGCCACACCGAGTGCGCGTGGTTGACGTCGCGCTGGGTGTTGTCCCACTCCAGCAGCAGCCGGGGGCCCTGCAGCCGGTAGTAGTGCGGCTCGCCCGGTGCCGTCGATCCCGCCCAGGCCAGGTGCACCGCGTCGAGGGCGGTGTCGTCGGCGTAGCGGGGCAGCGGGGAGAGCCCCTCGGGGACGCGGTCGAGGTAGCAGCCCAGCAGCGCGCGCAGCCGCTCGCGCTGGCCCGCGTCCAGCGCCGACGCCGGCACCCCCTTCGGGGCGTCGGTGAGCGCGACGGCGGCGTGGTCGGCGTCGTCGAGACCGGCCTTGTCGTCGATGCCGTCGCTCATCCTCTGCAGCTTCGCCTGCTCGGCCGCGTCCTCGAACGGGGCGCGCCAGATCCCGGCCAGCGGGATCACCCGGTCACCCGCCGACGCGCGGGTCCGGTTGCCCGAGACGATGTCCGACGGCGCGCGCGGCAGCAGCACCGCCGCGGCGGCGAGGTCGGGGTCGAGCGAGCGGACGAGGTCGCGCGCGAGGTCCTCGACGGCCCCGAGCGGGCGCAGCCGCGCCCCGCCCAGCAGCGGGGAGGAGGCGGGGTCGGCGCCGAGGAACAGCGGCGTCGTCGCGGCCACCCGCCCGTCGACGACGAGGACGTTGACCGACACGTGGTGCCCGCCGAACCGCCACGCCCACGGCGCCGCTCCGCCCGGCTCGCCGAAGACCCGCAGGTAGTACAGCCCGGGGTCGCGTCCGCGGTCGCGGTCGAAGGAGGTGACGAAGCCCTCCGTGCGGTCCAGGACGTTCTCCAGGCCCATCACAGTCGCGACGGTGACGTACGCGGCCTCGGACAGCGCGCTCGCGACCAGGGCCATCGCCAGCCGCTGCTGGGCGGGGCGCTGCGCGTGCACGGTGAGCCCGCCGTGGTCGGTCGGCGTGTAGAACCAGCGCAGCCGCTCGGCGTCGTCGGCGGACCCGGGGACCGCGCCCGAGGCGACGCGGCGCTGCTCGGCGTCGAGGGAGTCGAGCCACGCGGCGGCGGCCTCGGCGCAGCGGGCGGCGACGTCGCGGGCGGCGGCATCTGCGGTGATCACCGGCGGATGCTAACCGCTCAGGGGCGGGGCCGCCCCGCCCCGATCCGGCAGTCGATCTCCTCCGGGGCGAGGCCGGTGAGGTCGGCGATCAGCGAGCGGGCGGCGTCCTCGGCGCCCACCATCGAGACGACCGTGGTGGCCGCCTCGATCTCCGGCACGTAGAGCACGATCCGCCGGTCCGACGGCCAGGCCAGCACCTCGAAGATGCGCACACCGGGCCCGTCGTCCACGCCGCCAACGGTAGACCCGCCGGAGGCGTCGCGACACGGGCTCAGCCGCAGGGCGTGACGGAGCAGTCCTGGGTCGACGGCGGGGTCCGCGTCTCCTGCGGTGCGCCGCCGCCGGTGCCGAACAGCAGGGAGTCGTCCTCGCGGGGGCGCTCGGGCTGCGGGGCGCCGGACTCCTGCGGGGCCTCCGGCGCCGGGGGCGGCGGCTCCTCCGTCGGCGTGACGACCGGTTCCGGCGTGGGCGTCGGGGTCGGCGTCGCCTCCGGGTCGACGCCGGGGGGCGCGTCGGAGGCGGCCTCGCCGATCGGGCGGTACGGCGGGAACGTCTCCACCGGCGCCTCGTCGAGCGCCTGGCCCATGAACGTCCGCCAGACCTCGCCGGGCAGGGTCTTGCCGCTGATCGGCTCGCCGCTCGCCGTCCGGATCGGGGAGTTCATGTCGGTGCCGATCCACACCGACGTCGACAGCGACGGGGTGAACCCGGCCATCCAGGCGTCGTTGTTGTCGCCGTCGAACCGCGACTGCACCGTGCCGGTCTTGGCCGCGACCGGGCGCCCGCCGGGCAGCGACAGGCCGTCCTGCTCGGCGACCTCCAGCATCGACTCGACGACGTTGCGCGCGACCCGCTCGGGGAAGCGCCGCTCGCCCTCGGTGATGCCCCCCGCCCCCGCGGCGGAGAACAGCACCCGCCCGTCGGCGGTGACGACCTCGCTGACCAGGTGCGGCTGGTGCCACACCCCGCCGCCGGCGATCGTCGCGTACGCCGAGGCCAGCTCGAGCGCACTGACCTCCTTGTTGCCCAGCGCGATGCCCTCGTTCGGGTCGTCGAGCGGCGCGGTGATCCCGGCCGCCCGGGCCGCCGCGGCGACGGCCTCGGGGCCGACCTGCTTGGCGAGGGTGTTGAACACGACGTTGTTGGACACCGTCATGGCCTGCTTGAGGTCGCAGCGGTCGCAGTCGGCGCCCTCGGCGTTGCGCAGCCCGGGCACCTCCTCGCCGTCGAAGGTCTCGCCGAGCCCGACCGGCGGGTCCTGCTGCAGGCCGGCGAGCACCACGAACGGCTTGAACGTCGACCCGGCGAGGCGCTGCACGCGCGCGTAGTCCAGGCCCAGGCCGTTGTCGCCGCCGTAGTAGGCGAGGATCCCCCCGGTCTGCGGGTCGATCGCGACCATCGCGCTGCGCAGGTCGTCCGGCTGCCCCTCCAGGGCCGCCTGCGCGGCCTCGACGGCCTGCTGCTGGCGCTCGGGGTCGATCGTCGTGGTGATCCGCAGGCCCTCCTGGGCGAGGTCCTCCGAGGTGATGCCGAGCGCGTCCAGCTCCGCGGTGACGGCCGTGACGACGTGCCCGTTCGCGTCGGCGGGCACCCCGGCCGCGGCCCGGCGGGGCTCGATCGTCGCGGGGAACTGCACCGCGGCCCGCTCCGCCGGGTCGAGCCAGCCCTGCGCGACCATCCCGTCGAGCACGAAGTTCCAGCGCTCGACGGCGCGGTCGGGGTTGCGCGCGGGGTCCCAGCGCGACGGCGACTGGATCAGCCCGGCCAGCAGCGCGCCCTCGCTGGGGTCCAGCAGCTGCACCGGCTTGCCGAAGTAGGCCTGGCTCGCCGACTGGATGCCGTAGGCGCCGCGGCCGAAGTAGATCGCGTTGAGGTAGTCGCCGAGGATCTCGTCCTTCGTGCGCTCCTGCGAGATCTTGACGGCGAGCACGACCTCCTTGTACTTGCGCCACAGCGAGTACTCGTCGCCGACGAGGGCGTTCTTGACGTACTGCTGGGTGATGGTCGAGCCGCCGCCGGACCCGCCCTGCACCTGGTTCCAGACCGCCCGCAGGATGCCGGTCAGGTCGAAGCCGGGGTTGGAGTAGAACGTGCGGTCCTCGGCGGCGAGCACGGCGTCGCGGACGTGCGGGGGGACGTCCTCGATGGCCACCGCGATCCGGTTGCCCTCCTCGGGCACCAGCCGCGTCAGCCGGCTGCCGTCGGAGTAGGA
This sequence is a window from Pseudonocardia petroleophila. Protein-coding genes within it:
- a CDS encoding transglycosylase domain-containing protein; this encodes MSGAHTVASARRPGHGSRSAGGRRRAAAGEVGWWQPPTRRRGATVQDTARADGTGRRRAAPGRIGALVNRLRPGGGGSQHRRPATPEERRAQRLRLVRRTALAGLAAVLLGPLLAFGLGWVFFSVPSPTDAVTNQVALVSYSDGSRLTRLVPEEGNRIAVAIEDVPPHVRDAVLAAEDRTFYSNPGFDLTGILRAVWNQVQGGSGGGSTITQQYVKNALVGDEYSLWRKYKEVVLAVKISQERTKDEILGDYLNAIYFGRGAYGIQSASQAYFGKPVQLLDPSEGALLAGLIQSPSRWDPARNPDRAVERWNFVLDGMVAQGWLDPAERAAVQFPATIEPRRAAAGVPADANGHVVTAVTAELDALGITSEDLAQEGLRITTTIDPERQQQAVEAAQAALEGQPDDLRSAMVAIDPQTGGILAYYGGDNGLGLDYARVQRLAGSTFKPFVVLAGLQQDPPVGLGETFDGEEVPGLRNAEGADCDRCDLKQAMTVSNNVVFNTLAKQVGPEAVAAAARAAGITAPLDDPNEGIALGNKEVSALELASAYATIAGGGVWHQPHLVSEVVTADGRVLFSAAGAGGITEGERRFPERVARNVVESMLEVAEQDGLSLPGGRPVAAKTGTVQSRFDGDNNDAWMAGFTPSLSTSVWIGTDMNSPIRTASGEPISGKTLPGEVWRTFMGQALDEAPVETFPPYRPIGEAASDAPPGVDPEATPTPTPTPEPVVTPTEEPPPPAPEAPQESGAPQPERPREDDSLLFGTGGGAPQETRTPPSTQDCSVTPCG
- a CDS encoding nucleoside/nucleotide kinase family protein; protein product: MTPDVVADLVSRIGALPGDRVVVGVAGCPGAGKSTLVAALLTALAAEHGPESVAHVPMDGFHLADVELARLGRSDRKGAPDTFDAGGYVALLRRIAAHDEDVVYAPAFERDLEQPVAGAIPVPRTARVVLTEGNYLLLDAPGWRAVPGLLDAAWFCDVDPALRHERLVARHVAFGKTPAAAAAWVAAVDGPNAALVEASRDRADLVVRVG
- a CDS encoding DUF3500 domain-containing protein; its protein translation is MITADAAARDVAARCAEAAAAWLDSLDAEQRRVASGAVPGSADDAERLRWFYTPTDHGGLTVHAQRPAQQRLAMALVASALSEAAYVTVATVMGLENVLDRTEGFVTSFDRDRGRDPGLYYLRVFGEPGGAAPWAWRFGGHHVSVNVLVVDGRVAATTPLFLGADPASSPLLGGARLRPLGAVEDLARDLVRSLDPDLAAAAVLLPRAPSDIVSGNRTRASAGDRVIPLAGIWRAPFEDAAEQAKLQRMSDGIDDKAGLDDADHAAVALTDAPKGVPASALDAGQRERLRALLGCYLDRVPEGLSPLPRYADDTALDAVHLAWAGSTAPGEPHYYRLQGPRLLLEWDNTQRDVNHAHSVWRDPEADFGLDTLAAHRARHH